One window of the Granulicella arctica genome contains the following:
- a CDS encoding citrate synthase, with amino-acid sequence MSTSVATKGSKGLEGIVATTSAICWIDGDAGVLSYRGIDIHELATHSTFEETTYLLWFGKLPNAKELASFSKSLADARHLDPKVIDLLRSVPSYATPMQVLRTATSLLSIYDADEADSSHDANVRKSFRLTAQIAMIVAVFDRIRKGKTIIEADHSLSHAANFLWMLNGEKPSETASNALDIALILHADHELNASTFAARVIAATLADIHSAITGAIGALKGPLHGGANEATMRLLYAIDKEGADPVEYVKKMFAEKKKISGFGHRVYHTEDPRATHLRRMSEELGRAAGSTKWFDLSRKIELFVKEEKKLNANVDFYSASTYTTLGIDIDLFTPIFAVSRISGWAAHVIEQHDDNRLIRPRADYVGPEYPATYIPMDQR; translated from the coding sequence ATGTCAACTTCCGTCGCAACCAAAGGCTCTAAGGGACTCGAAGGCATTGTTGCCACCACCTCGGCCATCTGCTGGATCGACGGCGACGCAGGCGTCCTCTCCTATCGCGGCATCGACATCCACGAACTCGCAACACATTCCACGTTCGAAGAGACTACCTACCTTCTTTGGTTTGGAAAGCTCCCCAACGCTAAAGAACTAGCCTCCTTCTCGAAGTCACTCGCGGACGCCCGTCATCTCGATCCGAAGGTCATCGATCTCCTGCGCAGCGTTCCCTCGTATGCCACGCCGATGCAGGTCCTTCGCACTGCGACTTCGCTCCTGAGCATTTACGATGCCGATGAAGCCGATAGCTCCCATGACGCGAATGTCCGCAAGAGCTTTCGACTTACGGCTCAGATTGCCATGATCGTCGCCGTATTTGATCGCATTCGTAAGGGCAAGACCATCATCGAGGCCGATCACTCCCTATCGCACGCTGCCAACTTCCTCTGGATGCTCAACGGTGAAAAGCCCTCCGAGACCGCGTCGAACGCTCTTGATATCGCACTGATCCTCCACGCCGACCACGAGTTGAACGCAAGCACCTTTGCTGCCCGCGTCATCGCCGCGACCCTCGCTGACATCCACTCCGCCATCACAGGAGCCATCGGCGCCCTCAAAGGCCCTCTCCATGGCGGAGCCAACGAGGCTACCATGCGCCTCCTGTACGCCATCGATAAGGAAGGTGCAGACCCGGTCGAATACGTGAAGAAAATGTTTGCGGAGAAGAAGAAGATCTCTGGCTTCGGCCACCGCGTTTATCACACGGAAGATCCCCGAGCCACCCACCTCCGCCGCATGTCTGAGGAACTAGGCCGCGCTGCGGGCAGCACCAAGTGGTTCGACCTCTCCCGCAAAATTGAGCTGTTCGTCAAAGAAGAGAAGAAGCTCAACGCAAATGTTGACTTCTACTCCGCCTCTACCTACACCACACTCGGCATCGACATTGATCTCTTTACCCCTATCTTCGCCGTGAGCCGCATCTCAGGCTGGGCCGCCCATGTCATCGAGCAGCACGATGACAATCGCCTCATCCGGCCCCGCGCCGATTATGTCGGCCCCGAGTACCCCGCGACCTACATACCTATGGACCAGCGCTGA